In Shewanella sp. VB17, a single genomic region encodes these proteins:
- the cheY gene encoding chemotaxis response regulator CheY: protein MDKNMKILVVDDFSTMRRIIKNLLRDLGFNNTQEADDGSTALPMLQNGDFDFVVTDWNMPGMQGIDLLKAIRADEKLKGIPVLMVTAESKREQIIAAAQAGVNGYVVKPFTAATLKEKLDKIFERLG from the coding sequence TTGGACAAGAATATGAAGATTCTCGTTGTTGATGACTTCTCAACAATGAGACGTATCATCAAGAACTTGTTAAGAGACTTGGGTTTTAACAACACTCAAGAAGCAGATGACGGTTCAACAGCATTGCCTATGCTTCAAAACGGTGACTTTGATTTTGTCGTCACTGATTGGAACATGCCTGGTATGCAAGGGATTGATTTATTGAAAGCGATTCGTGCTGACGAAAAATTGAAAGGTATTCCCGTATTAATGGTGACTGCAGAGTCAAAAAGGGAACAAATCATTGCTGCAGCACAAGCTGGTGTGAATGGTTATGTGGTTAAACCCTTTACAGCAGCAACATTAAAAGAGAAATTAGACAAAATTTTCGAACGACTCGGTTAA
- a CDS encoding protein phosphatase CheZ has protein sequence MQAITSGFISLEQATQLVDLLTKGEQEEADNLLRDITSPIQTELFDEVGRLTRQLHSAIVDFQVDDRLSTLTSTEIPDAKERLNYVIEMTEKAANKTMDAVEDCLPLADMLATNIQLVKPKWTKLMKRDLALTEFKTLCHDVEQFVEQSELDSMRLKELLNNILLAQDFQDLTGQIIRRVIDLVREVENNLVSMLTVFGDQPASESLPISDTGIEAEGPIINAEEREDAVAGQDEVDDLLSSLGF, from the coding sequence ATGCAGGCTATTACTTCAGGGTTTATTTCACTAGAACAAGCGACACAACTTGTAGATCTGCTTACAAAAGGTGAGCAAGAGGAAGCTGATAACTTGTTAAGGGATATTACATCACCGATTCAAACGGAGCTATTCGATGAAGTTGGAAGATTAACTCGGCAGTTACATAGTGCTATTGTTGATTTTCAGGTTGATGATAGGCTATCGACATTAACGAGTACAGAAATTCCAGATGCTAAAGAACGCTTAAATTATGTTATTGAAATGACAGAAAAAGCGGCCAATAAAACAATGGATGCAGTAGAAGATTGTTTACCATTGGCTGACATGCTCGCGACTAATATTCAGTTAGTTAAGCCTAAGTGGACTAAACTCATGAAGCGTGATCTAGCGCTGACTGAATTTAAAACCTTATGCCATGATGTTGAACAATTTGTTGAGCAAAGCGAATTGGATTCCATGAGATTAAAAGAATTACTCAATAACATCTTATTGGCTCAGGATTTCCAAGATTTGACGGGGCAGATTATTCGTAGAGTGATCGATTTAGTTCGAGAAGTAGAAAATAATTTAGTTTCTATGCTTACTGTATTCGGTGATCAACCTGCTAGTGAAAGCTTACCAATCTCAGATACAGGTATTGAGGCCGAAGGTCCGATAATTAATGCCGAGGAACGAGAAGATGCCGTTGCAGGTCAAGATGAAGTTGATGATTTGTTGTCGAGTCTAGGTTTCTAA
- a CDS encoding chemotaxis protein CheA yields MSFDVDEEILQDFLIEAGEILELLSEQLVALENNPEDTELLNAIFRGFHTVKGGAGFLGLNPMVAVCHEAENTFDLLRTGKRGVSAELMDIILQAVDAINSMFAQTQAAEEQDDADPELLANLKLLSAGQLLPNEGGAEEAAAPAEESEETAASDVKDDADSGMDLFDEEPAAIDSSESIDEIDESEFEALLDALHGNDAADKPAADEVDPNSDITDDEFESLLDNLHGSGQFKSNEVAPEAPVDSDDITDDEFEKLLDDLQDTDTSEKASTPPTEVEAKIEPEPEKAVTAAPVAAKEAPAAAAAAAKEAPAPKAKAAGKPAASNMPQAETTVRVDTARLDQIMNMVGELVLVRNRLLSLGIARDDEEMSKALANLDLVTADLQGAVMKTRMQPIKKVFGRFPRVVRDLARTLKKEIDLKMIGEETDLDKNLVEALADPLVHLVRNSVDHGIEMPDDREATGKPRTGTIVLSASQEGDHILLKIEDDGAGMDPVKLKEIAISRGVLDEDTASRMSDTEAYNLIFAPGFSTKVEISDISGRGVGMDVVKTRIAQLNGTIDIDSLKGKGTVLKIKVPLTLAIMPTLMVQVSTQVFALPLSSVSEIFHLDLTKTNVVDGQLTVIVRKKAVPLFYLERWLSRNPSTSSQGKEEHGHVVIVQLGTKKIGFVVDSLIGQEEVVIKPLGTLLHGTPGMAGATITSDGGIALIIDIPGLLNNYAKK; encoded by the coding sequence ATGTCATTCGATGTTGATGAAGAGATACTGCAGGACTTTTTGATAGAAGCTGGTGAGATTTTAGAGCTTCTATCAGAACAGTTGGTGGCTTTGGAAAATAATCCAGAGGATACGGAACTGCTAAACGCGATCTTCCGTGGATTTCATACGGTTAAGGGGGGGGCGGGTTTTCTTGGTTTGAATCCTATGGTAGCCGTTTGCCATGAAGCAGAAAATACATTTGATTTACTGCGTACAGGTAAGCGAGGTGTTTCTGCTGAGTTAATGGATATTATTTTGCAGGCTGTTGATGCAATCAACTCCATGTTTGCTCAGACGCAAGCTGCTGAAGAGCAGGATGATGCTGATCCCGAATTGCTTGCTAATTTAAAATTACTCAGTGCGGGTCAATTATTACCTAATGAAGGCGGTGCTGAAGAAGCGGCGGCTCCAGCTGAAGAATCAGAAGAGACTGCGGCAAGTGATGTTAAGGATGACGCTGATTCTGGCATGGATCTATTTGATGAAGAACCAGCTGCTATCGATAGCAGTGAAAGCATAGACGAAATAGATGAATCTGAGTTTGAAGCACTCCTTGATGCACTTCATGGAAATGATGCTGCTGATAAACCGGCAGCGGATGAAGTTGATCCAAATAGTGATATTACAGATGATGAATTCGAGTCATTATTAGATAATCTACATGGTTCTGGTCAGTTTAAGTCAAATGAAGTTGCTCCAGAGGCCCCTGTTGATTCTGATGACATTACCGATGATGAGTTCGAAAAGTTACTCGATGATTTACAAGATACTGATACTTCTGAAAAAGCATCAACTCCACCAACTGAAGTGGAAGCCAAAATAGAACCTGAGCCAGAAAAAGCCGTGACGGCGGCTCCTGTAGCAGCTAAAGAAGCACCAGCTGCGGCAGCTGCGGCAGCTAAAGAAGCACCGGCACCTAAAGCTAAAGCGGCAGGTAAACCCGCCGCAAGTAATATGCCTCAGGCTGAAACAACCGTTCGTGTCGATACCGCGCGTTTAGATCAGATCATGAATATGGTTGGTGAATTGGTTTTGGTCAGGAATAGACTTCTTAGTCTTGGTATCGCACGTGATGATGAAGAAATGTCTAAAGCGTTAGCTAACTTAGATCTAGTTACTGCTGATCTGCAGGGTGCGGTGATGAAGACGCGTATGCAGCCAATTAAGAAAGTATTTGGCAGATTCCCTCGAGTTGTTAGAGATTTAGCGCGTACCTTGAAAAAAGAAATTGACCTTAAGATGATCGGTGAAGAGACCGATTTAGATAAAAATCTAGTGGAAGCACTCGCCGATCCCTTAGTTCACTTAGTGAGAAACTCCGTTGATCATGGTATTGAGATGCCTGATGATCGTGAGGCTACAGGCAAGCCTCGAACAGGGACTATCGTTCTTTCTGCAAGTCAGGAAGGTGATCACATCTTACTTAAAATTGAGGATGATGGGGCAGGGATGGATCCTGTTAAATTAAAAGAGATCGCCATTAGTCGAGGTGTGTTGGATGAAGATACAGCATCCAGAATGTCTGATACTGAAGCTTATAATTTGATTTTTGCGCCTGGTTTTTCTACTAAAGTTGAAATTTCAGATATTTCAGGGCGCGGTGTTGGAATGGATGTGGTCAAAACTCGTATTGCTCAATTGAATGGTACGATTGATATCGATTCTTTGAAAGGCAAGGGGACAGTCTTAAAGATTAAAGTTCCCTTAACTCTTGCGATTATGCCTACATTAATGGTTCAAGTTTCTACGCAAGTATTTGCTTTGCCTTTGTCAAGTGTGAGTGAGATTTTTCATTTAGATTTAACTAAAACCAATGTAGTGGACGGTCAGTTAACTGTTATTGTTAGAAAAAAAGCCGTGCCACTATTTTACCTTGAACGTTGGTTGAGTCGCAATCCTAGCACATCTTCACAGGGTAAAGAAGAGCACGGCCATGTTGTTATTGTTCAATTAGGAACCAAGAAAATTGGTTTTGTGGTCGACTCTTTAATTGGTCAGGAAGAAGTGGTTATTAAGCCACTTGGTACTTTGCTTCATGGTACACCGGGAATGGCTGGTGCGACTATAACATCAGATGGTGGTATCGCACTTATCATAGATATTCCAGGATTATTAAATAATTATGCAAAAAAATAA
- a CDS encoding chemotaxis response regulator protein-glutamate methylesterase, with product MSIKVLIVDDSSFFRRRVSEIVSKDPDLEVIGTAVNGVEAVKMAAELKPNVITMDIEMPVMDGITAVREIMANSPVPILMFSSLTHDGAQATLDALDAGALDFLPKRFEDIATNKDEGIRLLQQRIKTIGRRRVYRSVTPPIVKSVPESHSKPLNTTPLPRASTNVATKANTFNRASGKKYKILLIGTSTGGPVALQKILTQFPQNYPHPILLVQHMPAAFTPAFAARLNGQCKIEVKEAVSGDQLKGGHAYLAPGGMQMMLDRAGTHGRLKVVAGSEDMNYKPSVDITFASVSKILGKDTLAVILTGMGADGREGARMLKSSGATIWAQDEASCTVYGMPQAVTTAGISSQSIGLEQMAEAILRESSNG from the coding sequence ATGAGCATTAAAGTTCTTATTGTTGACGATTCAAGTTTTTTTCGTCGAAGGGTAAGTGAAATAGTCTCTAAAGACCCTGATTTGGAAGTGATAGGAACGGCAGTAAATGGTGTAGAAGCGGTGAAAATGGCTGCGGAGCTTAAACCAAATGTTATTACCATGGACATCGAGATGCCAGTTATGGATGGTATTACAGCGGTACGTGAAATTATGGCGAATTCACCCGTTCCCATTTTGATGTTTTCATCGTTAACCCATGATGGTGCTCAAGCCACACTTGATGCGCTAGATGCTGGCGCATTAGATTTTTTACCGAAACGCTTTGAAGATATTGCGACCAATAAAGATGAGGGCATACGTCTTTTACAACAAAGAATAAAGACCATAGGGCGTCGAAGAGTGTATCGCTCTGTAACACCTCCGATTGTTAAATCAGTACCAGAATCTCACTCTAAACCCTTAAACACAACTCCTTTACCTCGTGCTAGTACTAATGTTGCGACTAAAGCTAATACGTTTAATCGGGCTTCAGGTAAAAAATATAAAATTTTGTTAATTGGTACGTCTACTGGAGGACCCGTTGCGTTACAAAAAATACTGACTCAATTTCCACAAAATTACCCTCACCCTATTTTGTTGGTCCAGCATATGCCAGCAGCTTTTACACCTGCTTTTGCCGCTCGATTAAATGGGCAGTGCAAAATAGAGGTGAAAGAGGCTGTATCAGGTGATCAACTTAAAGGAGGACATGCGTACCTTGCTCCTGGAGGAATGCAGATGATGTTAGATCGTGCTGGCACTCATGGTCGTTTAAAAGTGGTTGCGGGTAGTGAAGATATGAATTACAAACCTTCTGTTGATATCACCTTTGCTTCTGTGTCAAAAATATTAGGTAAGGATACTTTAGCCGTTATTTTGACGGGAATGGGAGCCGATGGTAGAGAAGGTGCGCGCATGCTAAAAAGCTCAGGTGCGACCATTTGGGCACAAGATGAAGCTTCGTGTACTGTATATGGTATGCCACAGGCTGTCACTACAGCTGGTATTTCAAGTCAGTCTATTGGATTAGAACAGATGGCAGAGGCTATTTTACGAGAATCATCTAATGGCTAA
- a CDS encoding ParA family protein — protein MKIWAIANQKGGVGKTTTVASLAGTLAKRGLKVLMIDTDPHASLGYYLGIDSELLTSSLYDLFLDHKQLTTERIKQHIVLTAVEGIDLLPSTMALATLDRSLGHQGGMGLILKKLLLLVENHYDIALIDCPPVLGVLMVNALAASDHIIVPVQTEFLAIKGLDRMIKTMILMGRTKKTRYRFTIVPTMYDRRTKASSAALQNLSQKYEEQLWPDVIPVDTKFRDASLAHLPASHFAVNSRGTKAYERLLEYLLTGALPHVKLS, from the coding sequence TTGAAAATTTGGGCAATAGCGAATCAAAAAGGAGGTGTTGGTAAAACAACAACGGTAGCCAGTTTAGCAGGGACACTTGCGAAGCGTGGTTTGAAGGTGTTAATGATAGATACCGATCCTCATGCTTCTTTGGGGTACTATTTGGGTATTGATTCTGAATTGCTCACGTCTTCTCTTTACGATCTTTTTTTAGACCATAAGCAGCTTACAACAGAGCGAATTAAACAACATATTGTGTTAACAGCTGTAGAAGGAATTGATCTGCTTCCATCAACAATGGCGTTAGCAACCTTAGACAGATCATTAGGACATCAAGGAGGCATGGGGCTGATATTAAAAAAATTACTTTTGTTGGTAGAAAATCATTACGATATTGCACTAATCGATTGTCCACCGGTATTAGGTGTATTAATGGTTAATGCTTTGGCTGCGAGCGACCATATTATAGTGCCTGTCCAAACAGAGTTTCTTGCGATTAAAGGTTTAGATAGAATGATTAAAACTATGATTTTAATGGGAAGGACAAAAAAAACTCGATATCGTTTTACCATAGTACCGACGATGTACGATCGTCGTACAAAAGCGTCATCAGCCGCTTTACAGAATTTAAGCCAAAAGTATGAAGAGCAACTATGGCCAGATGTGATCCCTGTTGATACTAAGTTTAGAGATGCGAGTTTAGCTCACCTTCCCGCATCACATTTTGCAGTCAATAGCCGTGGGACTAAAGCATACGAAAGATTATTAGAATATCTACTGACAGGAGCATTACCTCATGTCAAGCTCAGTTGA
- a CDS encoding chemotaxis protein CheW, with translation MSSSVDDAVLDYFSLLLEEENNEVGNDASLFDVPRFKNLQGAVQIRTEKSFSVIDRKAISHDKFDLSLIDSPKQCTQQQSEQNTLLQILAKSENTNVEIKALNPHLDKQALEQLLEPILKSEPVVNTATIKKSERSGIETKLTEKVQVKSLIQESQASKQAEKSDFETKFGEIRPKVTKNLLETLDDEFQVLFFKVAGLTLAVPLISLGGIVKLEKLNHIMGRPSWYKGVQTHRDSQLNVVDTCAWVMPEKYNDTLAESVNYQYVVLLEDSNWGLTCESLVNSVKIMKSDVNWRNKAGKRPWLAGVVKEQMCGILHVHSLIELLNSGLGSQDPVG, from the coding sequence ATGTCAAGCTCAGTTGATGATGCTGTTTTAGATTATTTTTCTCTGTTATTAGAAGAGGAAAATAATGAGGTGGGAAATGACGCGTCATTATTTGATGTACCTCGATTTAAAAATCTACAGGGAGCGGTCCAAATCAGGACTGAAAAATCATTCAGTGTTATAGATCGAAAGGCAATATCTCATGATAAATTTGATTTGTCTCTTATTGATAGTCCTAAGCAATGTACTCAGCAACAGAGTGAGCAAAATACTTTGCTTCAGATACTAGCTAAGTCGGAAAATACTAATGTTGAAATAAAAGCACTGAATCCTCATTTAGATAAACAGGCTCTGGAGCAATTACTTGAACCCATACTTAAATCTGAACCTGTGGTCAATACGGCGACGATAAAAAAGAGTGAACGTAGTGGCATCGAGACAAAGCTGACAGAAAAAGTGCAAGTTAAGAGCCTAATTCAAGAAAGTCAGGCATCAAAACAGGCAGAGAAGAGCGATTTTGAGACAAAATTTGGTGAAATTCGACCTAAAGTGACAAAAAATCTACTTGAAACTCTCGATGATGAGTTTCAAGTACTATTCTTTAAGGTGGCAGGGTTAACATTGGCAGTGCCATTGATAAGCTTAGGGGGAATAGTAAAACTTGAGAAGCTCAATCATATTATGGGGCGGCCTTCGTGGTATAAAGGAGTCCAAACTCATAGGGATTCACAATTAAACGTTGTTGATACGTGTGCTTGGGTTATGCCAGAGAAGTATAATGATACATTAGCTGAATCCGTAAACTATCAATATGTTGTATTATTAGAGGATAGTAACTGGGGGTTAACGTGTGAGTCCTTAGTTAATTCGGTAAAAATCATGAAATCGGATGTCAATTGGCGGAATAAAGCGGGTAAACGTCCCTGGTTGGCTGGAGTTGTAAAAGAGCAGATGTGTGGCATATTGCATGTGCATTCACTCATTGAGTTATTAAATTCAGGTTTAGGTAGTCAGGATCCTGTTGGCTGA
- a CDS encoding chemotaxis protein CheW, with protein MTDAKQVAKNKDDEVLQWVTFRLDNETYGINVMQVQEVLRYTEIAPVPGAPEYVLGIINLRGNVVTVIDTRSRFGLASSELDDSSRIVIIEAEKQVIGILVDSVAEVVYLRGSEIDNAPNVGTEESAKFIQGVSNRDNELLILVDLDKLLSDEEWMEVTEV; from the coding sequence ATGACAGACGCAAAACAAGTGGCGAAAAATAAAGATGACGAAGTGTTGCAGTGGGTAACATTTAGGCTTGATAATGAAACTTATGGCATTAATGTCATGCAAGTTCAAGAGGTATTGAGGTATACCGAAATAGCACCTGTACCTGGAGCACCTGAATATGTGTTGGGGATTATCAATCTTCGAGGCAATGTGGTCACAGTGATAGACACGCGTTCTCGTTTTGGATTAGCATCTTCAGAGTTGGATGATTCAAGTCGTATTGTTATTATAGAAGCTGAAAAGCAAGTGATAGGTATTCTTGTTGACAGCGTTGCTGAAGTTGTTTACTTACGTGGTTCTGAAATTGATAATGCGCCCAACGTAGGTACAGAAGAAAGTGCTAAGTTTATCCAAGGTGTGAGTAACCGAGATAACGAGTTACTTATTCTTGTTGATCTTGATAAGTTATTATCTGATGAAGAGTGGATGGAAGTAACGGAAGTCTAA
- a CDS encoding DUF2802 domain-containing protein, with amino-acid sequence MGNEILFAVFMCVIAYLGLLLYQHRELKKLNIKIDALTLLLKETDHQGETMKRELQELRSGTIGIGRRMQELEKKAAQQDARLDETNQQDPQAKLYTRAMKMVDLGAGVEELIHECEIPKAEAELLIRLHCKS; translated from the coding sequence ATTGGTAATGAGATATTATTCGCTGTATTTATGTGTGTGATAGCCTATTTGGGTTTATTACTCTACCAGCATAGAGAACTCAAAAAACTAAACATTAAAATAGATGCGCTAACGCTTTTACTAAAAGAAACAGATCACCAAGGTGAAACGATGAAGCGTGAACTACAAGAGTTGAGGAGCGGCACGATTGGGATTGGCCGGCGTATGCAGGAGCTTGAAAAGAAAGCTGCTCAACAAGATGCGAGGTTGGATGAAACTAATCAACAGGATCCCCAAGCTAAGCTTTATACCCGAGCGATGAAAATGGTTGACTTAGGTGCAGGTGTTGAAGAGTTGATACATGAGTGTGAAATACCAAAAGCTGAGGCTGAATTACTCATTAGATTACACTGCAAAAGTTAA
- a CDS encoding EscU/YscU/HrcU family type III secretion system export apparatus switch protein has product MNNKKTKQAIALGFDGKNAPKVTAKGTGIVADEIIALAEEAGIHIHKNPHLSDFLQRLELGDEIPKELYLLIAELIAFAYMLDGKFPEEWNNIHNKIIEEV; this is encoded by the coding sequence ATGAATAACAAAAAAACTAAACAAGCGATTGCACTGGGTTTTGACGGTAAAAATGCCCCCAAAGTCACAGCAAAAGGAACTGGAATTGTCGCCGATGAAATTATAGCATTAGCTGAAGAAGCGGGGATACATATACACAAAAATCCCCATCTCAGTGACTTTCTTCAACGCTTAGAACTTGGGGATGAAATCCCTAAGGAGCTGTATTTGCTGATTGCAGAACTCATCGCTTTTGCTTATATGCTAGATGGTAAGTTTCCAGAAGAATGGAACAATATCCATAATAAGATAATAGAGGAGGTTTAA
- a CDS encoding VacJ family lipoprotein yields the protein MKFNKIMLIIASFILSPLSVSGQEVSSESMSSVDSRQIVDPNPQQTNDIASQVAGSSVTVTYNDPRDPIEGFNRAMWDFNYEFMDRYFYRPVAHGYKDYVPLPVKTGVNNFITNLDEPSSLVNNTLQGKWGWAANAGGRFTINTTIGLLGIIDVADMMGLPRKQDAFNEVLGYYGVPNGPYFMAPFLGPYVTREIAFDWVDGLYFPFADFTIWQSLLKWGLDSLHKRAEVIDQERLIDNALDPYTFVKEAYFQHMDYKVYDGDVPVDLDEDELLDEYLDELD from the coding sequence ATGAAGTTTAATAAAATCATGCTGATTATAGCATCGTTTATCCTCTCTCCTCTTTCTGTGTCAGGACAGGAAGTTTCATCTGAAAGTATGTCGAGTGTAGACAGTCGACAAATTGTCGACCCAAATCCTCAACAAACGAATGATATCGCTAGTCAGGTGGCAGGATCTAGTGTGACCGTTACTTATAACGATCCTAGAGACCCTATCGAAGGATTCAATCGGGCTATGTGGGATTTTAATTATGAATTTATGGACCGTTATTTTTATAGGCCCGTCGCTCATGGTTATAAGGACTATGTCCCTTTACCTGTAAAAACAGGAGTTAATAATTTTATAACCAATCTTGATGAGCCTAGCTCTCTTGTGAATAATACCTTACAAGGTAAATGGGGTTGGGCAGCCAATGCCGGTGGACGATTTACCATCAATACGACGATAGGTTTATTAGGTATCATTGATGTAGCTGATATGATGGGATTACCGCGTAAACAAGATGCTTTTAATGAAGTACTGGGTTATTACGGAGTACCAAATGGTCCTTATTTTATGGCTCCTTTCTTAGGACCTTATGTCACCAGAGAAATCGCATTTGACTGGGTTGACGGTTTATACTTCCCATTTGCTGATTTTACCATTTGGCAGTCTTTACTGAAATGGGGACTTGATAGTCTCCATAAACGTGCAGAAGTGATTGATCAAGAAAGATTGATTGATAATGCACTCGATCCTTATACCTTTGTGAAAGAGGCTTACTTTCAACATATGGATTATAAAGTGTATGATGGAGATGTACCTGTTGATTTAGATGAGGATGAACTTCTCGATGAGTATCTTGACGAGCTAGACTAG
- a CDS encoding response regulator, translating to MALNELVVLLVEDDPVFRRIVASFLDSRGATVLEADDGEQGLDKFKQYTVDIVLADLSMPIMGGLVMLKKMSEINPSVPSIVISGNQVMADVVEALRIGACDYLVKPVADLFLIENAIKQCLDDRHMKDVQLKDMEELSYQELQDNLVLLEQNAEAAKNVQQQLFPPSQINYPTAKIDYSLFKNDEVSAYFIDTANVGDKHLVMYMAHFHPQDNRAAFGSVLLKSFVNQKLKLFRDGSTQAIIEPYNMLCYLNDRMTKSGLEIFIDIVYVVVELTQYRVSIAQAGHGLRSYIRNNEGLTPLALPDSLQLGILDWGQPSAQFRTLMPGEQLCISSSAPEHKQMLLDDQFLGLTYDIQLPTGGYVQLSF from the coding sequence ATGGCACTAAATGAGTTAGTTGTTTTACTTGTTGAAGATGATCCTGTCTTTCGTCGAATTGTAGCGAGTTTTCTCGATAGCCGTGGAGCGACAGTGCTTGAAGCTGACGACGGAGAACAAGGGTTAGATAAATTTAAGCAATATACTGTTGACATTGTACTGGCAGACTTGAGCATGCCGATTATGGGCGGGTTAGTGATGCTCAAAAAAATGTCTGAAATTAACCCAAGTGTGCCTTCAATTGTGATATCAGGCAACCAAGTGATGGCTGATGTTGTCGAAGCGCTGAGAATTGGTGCCTGTGATTATTTGGTTAAGCCAGTGGCTGATTTATTTCTGATTGAAAATGCCATTAAACAATGTCTCGATGATAGGCACATGAAAGATGTGCAACTTAAAGACATGGAAGAGCTTTCTTATCAGGAGTTACAAGATAATTTAGTTTTGCTAGAGCAAAATGCAGAAGCTGCGAAAAATGTACAACAACAGCTGTTTCCTCCTTCCCAGATAAACTACCCTACAGCTAAAATAGATTACAGCTTATTTAAGAACGATGAGGTGAGTGCTTACTTTATTGATACTGCCAATGTTGGCGATAAACATTTGGTAATGTATATGGCACATTTTCATCCTCAGGATAATCGTGCTGCTTTTGGTAGCGTGCTTTTGAAAAGCTTTGTGAATCAGAAACTGAAACTTTTCCGTGATGGATCAACACAAGCCATTATCGAACCCTACAATATGCTTTGTTACCTAAATGATAGGATGACTAAGTCAGGTTTAGAGATCTTTATTGATATTGTTTATGTGGTTGTTGAGCTGACTCAATATAGGGTATCAATCGCTCAAGCTGGACATGGTTTGAGGAGTTATATTCGTAATAATGAAGGGCTAACTCCCTTGGCACTACCGGATTCTCTGCAGTTAGGCATTTTAGACTGGGGACAACCTAGTGCTCAATTTAGGACCTTAATGCCCGGAGAGCAGCTTTGTATTTCATCTAGTGCGCCTGAACATAAACAGATGCTACTTGATGATCAATTTTTGGGTCTCACCTATGATATTCAGCTCCCAACGGGCGGGTATGTGCAATTGTCTTTTTAA